A portion of the Pseudarthrobacter sp. L1SW genome contains these proteins:
- the purS gene encoding phosphoribosylformylglycinamidine synthase subunit PurS — MPRIVVDVMPKPEILDPQGKAIVGALPRLGFTSFSSVRQGKRFELTVDGEVTEEILAQARDAAETLLSNPVIEDVVNVEVVEA; from the coding sequence ATGCCCCGGATCGTTGTTGACGTCATGCCCAAGCCCGAGATTCTGGACCCGCAGGGGAAGGCGATCGTCGGCGCTCTCCCCCGCCTGGGCTTCACCAGCTTCAGCTCTGTCCGCCAGGGCAAGCGCTTCGAACTGACCGTCGACGGTGAGGTGACCGAGGAAATCCTGGCACAGGCACGCGATGCAGCGGAGACCCTCCTGTCCAACCCCGTGATCGAGGACGTCGTCAACGTCGAGGTCGTCGAGGCCTGA